In Leptospira harrisiae, a genomic segment contains:
- a CDS encoding GGDEF domain-containing protein → MRRHTFKRYFFVFRKMFLRTYHPSFTATNISDIGSSLQIFSVMTAFTSIISLLFVDSLVRTKEASFWIAFFRISSLAICYFVYLFGRKRVKLFQKHIYGITSLVLIALILLYIPMMVYDKPNHAYYLFGSAIVIASASILLWIEPFRILLLSTLYIAVFIPLHLNFSRIQGFDRFVFYQDVLIVSFLLAFGFVANLLINYWRFEEYRVKTRLRITVGKLLRINQKIEDLSRVDSMTELFNRRHLLEQFDLYKKRSNREGFIIGLVILDLDRLKAINDKYGHKQGDLAIQAFAKTVKSRTRITDIAARIGGDEFCLLVSPIDREGLEVLAESIREKLERLQIPIHNQPGESLTLTVSIGATLFRPEDDPSFDELYHKIDTALYTSKNEGRNRITLLES, encoded by the coding sequence ATGCGTAGGCATACATTTAAAAGGTATTTCTTTGTATTTCGTAAAATGTTTTTACGAACCTACCATCCTAGTTTCACTGCCACAAATATTTCTGATATAGGATCTTCCTTACAGATTTTTAGTGTGATGACAGCTTTTACTTCCATCATCTCTCTTCTTTTTGTCGATTCTCTCGTTCGCACGAAAGAAGCCAGTTTTTGGATTGCTTTTTTCCGGATCTCCTCTCTTGCCATTTGTTACTTCGTGTATCTCTTCGGAAGAAAAAGAGTCAAATTATTTCAAAAGCATATCTACGGAATCACAAGCCTAGTTCTCATCGCACTGATTTTACTTTATATTCCCATGATGGTGTATGATAAACCAAACCACGCCTATTATTTGTTTGGTTCTGCTATTGTCATTGCAAGTGCATCCATTCTTTTGTGGATCGAACCATTTCGGATCTTACTTCTTTCCACTTTGTACATTGCTGTTTTCATTCCTTTACATTTAAACTTTTCGCGCATCCAAGGTTTTGATCGTTTTGTTTTTTACCAAGACGTACTCATTGTTTCTTTTTTACTGGCCTTTGGTTTTGTGGCAAATCTGCTCATCAACTACTGGAGGTTTGAAGAATATCGTGTTAAAACAAGATTACGAATCACTGTTGGAAAGTTACTTCGCATCAATCAAAAAATCGAAGACCTTTCACGAGTAGACTCGATGACAGAACTCTTTAACAGGCGTCATCTGTTAGAACAGTTTGATCTCTATAAAAAAAGATCCAACAGAGAAGGATTTATCATCGGACTAGTGATTTTGGATTTGGACCGACTGAAGGCAATCAATGACAAATACGGGCATAAACAAGGTGACCTCGCCATCCAAGCCTTTGCAAAAACGGTAAAATCCAGAACAAGAATTACGGACATTGCCGCCCGAATCGGAGGAGACGAATTTTGTCTTCTTGTTTCTCCGATTGATAGAGAAGGATTGGAAGTTTTGGCTGAATCCATCCGCGAAAAATTGGAACGTTTGCAAATTCCAATCCACAACCAACCTGGAGAATCACTCACCTTGACCGTATCCATCGGAGCTACACTCTTTCGGCCAGAAGACGATCCCAGCTTTGATGAACTCTACCACAAAATCGATACGGCCCTATATACCTCAAAAAACGAAGGAAGAAATCGAATTACCCTACTCGAATCTTAA
- the mqnC gene encoding cyclic dehypoxanthinyl futalosine synthase translates to MNLDSFSFSPNDPADAVLLNAVQGKRISLAEALILYKTGDFLKIQMAARYLREKIRPHTQASYTMFRVVNYTNYCNVECSFCSFMDEIGNGKGYVLSKEEILQKMDYAVEEGADQMFLQGGVYPNLPFDYYLDVIRTVKTKYPNMHIRAFSPVEVINLETITGKPLREVLLILKEAGLDSVPGAGAEILTERMRQIISPKKATVSEWVRAMETCHEVGLLGSANVVFGSEETEEEVIEHLSVVRDLQDRTGGFLSFIPWTFQPQTKRFKVRPVPTHEYLKVLGICRIFLDNIKHIETSVMVLGKGVGQLALYSGADDISSVVIEENVLRSFGLKTEKEARKFLKEGGFQPIRRNLLYAEEYDCNRAGVD, encoded by the coding sequence ATGAACTTAGACTCGTTTTCATTTAGCCCAAATGACCCCGCAGATGCTGTCCTTTTGAACGCTGTCCAAGGCAAACGTATCTCACTCGCTGAGGCACTCATCCTCTATAAAACAGGAGATTTTTTAAAGATCCAAATGGCAGCGCGGTACCTTCGAGAGAAGATCCGACCTCACACGCAAGCCAGTTACACAATGTTCCGGGTTGTGAATTATACCAACTATTGCAATGTGGAATGCAGTTTTTGTTCCTTTATGGATGAGATAGGGAATGGAAAAGGTTACGTCCTCTCCAAAGAGGAAATCCTGCAAAAAATGGATTATGCAGTGGAAGAAGGAGCCGACCAAATGTTCCTCCAAGGTGGTGTGTATCCCAATCTACCCTTTGATTATTATTTAGATGTGATTCGGACAGTAAAAACAAAATACCCCAACATGCACATTCGTGCCTTTTCTCCTGTGGAAGTGATCAATTTAGAAACCATTACAGGCAAACCTCTCCGTGAAGTTTTACTCATTTTAAAAGAAGCAGGCCTTGATTCGGTTCCAGGGGCTGGTGCCGAAATTCTCACAGAGAGAATGCGCCAAATCATTTCCCCAAAAAAAGCAACCGTATCCGAATGGGTAAGGGCGATGGAAACCTGCCACGAAGTGGGACTTCTCGGGTCTGCCAATGTTGTTTTCGGTTCAGAAGAAACGGAAGAAGAAGTGATTGAACACTTAAGTGTGGTTCGTGACCTGCAAGATCGTACAGGTGGATTTTTGTCTTTTATTCCTTGGACCTTCCAACCACAAACCAAACGATTCAAAGTAAGGCCCGTTCCCACTCATGAGTATCTGAAGGTTTTAGGAATCTGCCGCATTTTCTTAGACAATATCAAACATATAGAAACTTCTGTGATGGTACTTGGAAAAGGAGTGGGACAACTTGCCCTGTATTCTGGCGCTGATGATATTTCCTCCGTTGTCATTGAGGAGAATGTCCTTCGTTCCTTCGGACTAAAAACAGAAAAGGAAGCTCGTAAGTTTTTAAAAGAAGGGGGATTTCAACCCATTCGAAGAAACTTACTCTACGCCGAAGAATACGACTGCAACCGAGCAGGAGTCGACTGA
- a CDS encoding (Fe-S)-binding protein, whose product MDIGRILFHLLFTAFFVVANIVFVRAILYRLGLIFNGRPAFFNEDAKKNLNIGFRLKSFLINVILQKKNFREPVRGIMHAFVFYGFLVYTIHTTSQMVAGVFGYVMDDPYKFALPDFLFGEAANHIYEQAVNYVSILVLTGLGFFAWRRWIKKAKGLDVHSPASAIVISMIATLMVTTLLGNGAKTVAATYFTHAGFIDGAIGKVWESIGVANSSADIVFQIMWWGHIITVFSFMLYVPTSKHAHLIFAPFNYFLATDTPKGQLSKLNLDDENAVWGSNRVEDFPWPNLLDGMSCIECGRCQVECPANRTGKVLNPKAIIVELKHQMLEKMPEVAAARAGKTQEEGAEAVAALDTGVINSHEGLSEEALWGCTTCYACVEACPVGNNQVNAIIEMRRHLVLAESKMSPELQKAFTNMENNSNPWGVGAHTRADWAEGLNVKVLSEAEDKNVDVLYWVGCAGAFDERNKKISRDFVKIMQKADVNFGILGTEEGCSGDSARRGGNEYLYQTLAQTNVDTINGYGIKKIVTACPHCYNTIKNEYPQFGGNFEVIHHSEYINQLSKEGKIDVKVADDANTGKYTYHDSCYIGRYNNNYDNPRDVVKKVSGGKIEEAVDHHSKGLCCGAGGAQYWMEEHVDESNPESMRVNSKRTGQLLDTGATTIATACPFCITMITDGVKAAEKIDSVKVKDIAELVAENID is encoded by the coding sequence ATGGATATCGGAAGAATACTCTTTCACCTATTATTCACAGCATTTTTCGTCGTGGCAAACATTGTCTTTGTCCGCGCCATCCTTTACAGGCTCGGATTGATCTTCAATGGTCGTCCTGCTTTCTTCAATGAAGATGCAAAAAAGAACCTCAATATCGGATTTCGTTTAAAAAGTTTTTTAATAAACGTTATCCTACAAAAGAAAAACTTCCGAGAACCAGTGCGCGGAATCATGCACGCATTCGTGTTCTATGGTTTTCTTGTGTATACCATCCATACAACAAGCCAAATGGTTGCTGGTGTATTTGGATATGTAATGGACGATCCATACAAATTTGCTCTACCTGATTTTTTATTCGGAGAAGCGGCAAACCATATCTATGAACAAGCAGTAAACTATGTTTCCATTCTAGTGTTAACAGGTCTTGGATTCTTTGCTTGGAGACGTTGGATCAAAAAGGCAAAAGGTCTGGATGTTCATTCTCCAGCTTCTGCTATCGTTATTAGTATGATTGCCACTCTTATGGTGACCACCTTACTCGGAAATGGTGCCAAAACAGTTGCAGCAACTTATTTTACTCATGCGGGTTTCATTGACGGAGCTATTGGAAAAGTTTGGGAATCCATCGGAGTTGCGAACTCTTCTGCCGATATCGTTTTCCAAATTATGTGGTGGGGCCATATCATCACTGTGTTCTCGTTTATGTTGTATGTTCCTACATCAAAACACGCTCACTTAATTTTTGCTCCTTTTAACTACTTCCTTGCAACTGACACTCCTAAAGGCCAATTATCAAAACTCAACTTAGATGATGAAAATGCCGTTTGGGGATCGAACCGCGTAGAAGACTTTCCTTGGCCAAACCTACTTGATGGTATGTCTTGTATTGAATGTGGACGTTGCCAAGTAGAATGTCCTGCAAACAGAACTGGCAAAGTTTTAAATCCGAAAGCCATCATTGTAGAACTCAAACACCAGATGTTAGAAAAAATGCCAGAAGTGGCAGCGGCTCGTGCCGGAAAAACGCAAGAAGAAGGTGCTGAGGCAGTTGCTGCTTTAGACACAGGAGTCATCAACTCACACGAAGGTTTAAGTGAAGAAGCTCTTTGGGGATGTACTACTTGTTATGCGTGCGTCGAAGCATGTCCTGTTGGAAACAACCAAGTAAATGCCATCATTGAAATGCGCCGTCACTTAGTTCTTGCCGAATCTAAAATGAGTCCAGAACTTCAAAAAGCGTTCACAAACATGGAAAACAATTCTAATCCATGGGGTGTAGGAGCTCACACAAGAGCAGACTGGGCAGAGGGACTCAATGTAAAAGTTCTTTCAGAAGCAGAAGACAAAAACGTGGATGTACTCTATTGGGTAGGTTGTGCGGGTGCTTTTGATGAAAGAAACAAAAAGATCTCTCGTGACTTCGTAAAAATCATGCAAAAAGCAGATGTTAACTTTGGAATCCTTGGAACAGAAGAAGGATGTTCGGGAGACTCGGCTCGCCGTGGTGGTAACGAATACCTCTACCAAACACTAGCACAAACAAACGTGGACACAATCAACGGATACGGTATCAAAAAAATCGTAACTGCTTGCCCACATTGTTATAACACAATCAAAAACGAATACCCACAATTTGGTGGTAACTTCGAAGTCATCCATCACTCGGAATACATCAACCAACTTTCTAAAGAAGGTAAAATCGATGTGAAAGTGGCTGATGATGCAAACACTGGTAAGTATACGTACCACGACTCATGTTACATCGGACGTTATAACAATAATTACGACAACCCTCGTGATGTTGTGAAAAAAGTATCCGGTGGAAAAATTGAAGAAGCCGTCGACCATCACTCCAAAGGACTTTGTTGTGGTGCGGGTGGTGCGCAGTACTGGATGGAAGAACACGTGGATGAATCCAACCCAGAAAGTATGCGAGTGAATAGTAAACGTACAGGGCAACTCCTTGATACAGGTGCTACTACCATCGCTACTGCTTGTCCATTCTGTATCACTATGATTACAGATGGTGTGAAGGCTGCAGAAAAAATTGATTCTGTCAAAGTCAAAGACATTGCAGAGTTAGTTGCAGAAAACATCGACTAA